In Lolium rigidum isolate FL_2022 chromosome 7, APGP_CSIRO_Lrig_0.1, whole genome shotgun sequence, the DNA window tgtgtggcgcccgtgggaggggcgccacacaaaagggttagattggtgaaatagtttcgccggagggtcagtctgtgcttttcttccacttttgggttatttttgtgtaaatcgccaccCCTAGTCGGTCTCCAAAACAAATCCATTCCCGACCAATCATTAGGGtttccgcttcctcctcctccatctgcgCTCCTACGTCGACGGGGCGCGCCGACGGACGGCGATGGCTCCGCCCAATTATGAGTTCGCCTTCAACTCCAAGGCGTACTCCGACCGCACGCTGGTTCTGGAGATCGTCGCCGTCGGCGGCTCCTCCCGATCCGGGTCCGGTGACGGCTCCGTCCACGAACGCTCCGATTCTACCGCCGTCCACCCAAGGTGTCTTGATGTCGACGCCAACAAGTCATCGCCCGGATCGGGAATCCACTCCAGCCCCGAGAGCAACCACCCCAAAAAGCGTCCTCGGCCCGACGATGAAGCTGTAGAAGCCACCCCCAAGGGCGACTACCCCCAAAAGCGTCCTAGGGCCGACGATGAAGCTGCGGGAAAAAatggagaagaagatgaagaagagaaggaaaatggagaagatgaggaagaagtgcAGGGAGAAGGTATGATCCTGGCCAATAAATATTACTTTGATGTAATTCACTGTTGTCACAATTATGTACATTCAGCTCATTTGCGATGGAGTTATGAGTGAAATATCTCATAACCAAGTTGTTTTTGTAATTTCTCTGTTAACTACTTGAATTATCACTGATGTCCATTATGCATATGAGGAAATAGCAGGACTGTGCCTAAAATTGTTCCTCTCCTCTGCACAATGTCTGGCTCTGCTACAGAGTTCCCTGCTGTGCGACAGGGTTTTTCTTGCTTTCTACTGGGACTGCATTATTGTTTCCGCAATTGTTTCTGCATCTATGCTACAAGTCGCATTGTTATGGTACTTCCGTGCGACACTAGTACACAATCTGTACGATCATTTTGTATGTGCAAGCATCGCTCACCACAGATTTCGTCATTGGTGTCAATTATTTAGTAGCCTAGTGTAGCTATATTAAAAATAAGTAATTATTTGTAAACAAGACGATAGTTGCATATAACTGTAAGCATTTGTCTGGTAGTCTTTTGTAAATAGCCTGATAAATGTATTGAAAAATCCAGTTTCTCTACTGAACAATGTGATAATTATATTTGGGAACCTGGTAGCTGTAAGAAAAATCATGTAGACATTTTAAGAAAGCAACTACCATGTTGTCTAGACACCATTGCCAGATTTTTTCGTAACAAAATTTGCTACAATATTATTTACACCCTTGTCAGGTTCTCTTATACAATTTCCATATTCTTAGAAAGTGTCTACCACATTATTTAGGCAGCCCTCCCAGCTTCTTAGAAAGCGGCTACCAAATTGTTTAGACACCCTTGCCATGTTCGCTAATACAATTGCCAGGGTTGTAGAAGTGGCTACAACCTACAAGATTATTTAGACACAACTGCCAGGTTCTCTAATTCAATAGCTAGGTTCTTAGAAAACGACTACTAGATTATTTAGACACAGTTGCCAGGTTCTTAGAAAATGGATTATTTAGACACCCCTGTCAGGTTCTCTAATACAATTATCGGGTTCTTGAAAAACGGCTACCGTATTATTACTTATAGACTCCCTTACCAGTTTTTTAAAATACGgtctctatttttatttttaaaagcaACTATCATCCAACCAGATATTTTAGACACAATTATCAGGTTTAAAATACAATTGTAACATGCTTACAGAAGCAACTGTGAGTGTAGAAGTACATGTCCTAGATAACTTGGTAAGTGCTAAATAATTTATGATTGTCCTAACGGTGGGATGATAAATATTTGTTACACAAAGGACAAGcagttcaaacccgacaaatgttTATTGTAGCTGCCTAAGTCTAGGAGTGGCACGGTAGTAACATGTGATTTCTTTAATGTACTGGAGACCACGTCTCCAAGAAACGTTACGACAACATTGCACTGTAGGTTTGTATCTGACAATACAAATCAGATGTTTAAACTTTAGTCAGCTAATTTTGGTCCAACACGTGCTACACGTAGTGATTCGGGGCTGTCCCTGCGTACGGTACATAGAAACTGGGCTGTCAAAACGCGAGAATAGGAAAAACTGGGCTGCCGCACGTAGTAGACTCGTATGTGTTGCTGCTGCGTAGCCGTTTCCTTCTTTGTTTGTTAAAAAATGCTCATCTTGCAGAATGCTTGTTTCTTTTGCATTCGAATTAACTCTGTATTGCTTGTTATGAACATTTCAAATACATATAACAATGTACTTTGTATTTTAGGAACCCCTGTGTTGCGCGTTGAACAGATGAGAGTAAGCTCGGTCATTTTAGCTGGCGAGAGTCCCTTTTTTCAAACGGTAATACAGATCAACCTTCTTAAATTTGTCATATTCCACTATTTCTTCAGCACATGCTAATAGATTAATGTTTCAGCTTTTTGACAACAACTCATTCAAGGAATCAGGTGCAGCAGAAGTTAAGCTTAGGCTTACCACAGAAGGTATTTCTATCAGACATAACTAACCTCAAATTTGAATATCACTGCATGTTCTGTTTCAAATTTAGTATCTTATTATCGTTCCTGTTCCTCTACTTTTTTCAGAGGTGGATGCTTTGAGAGAATTGGTCTTTTTCATGTACTGCAGGAGGCTCAACACTACTGATCCGGTCAAGATAATCGCAGTACTTGGTGCTGCCGATAAGTTCCAAGCCGGGGCTGCAGCCCAGCATTGCATTGCGTTACTTCAGCAAACACCCATGACTACTGAGATCGCTCTGATGTACTTGGAACATCCTGTGTCTACGGACCTCCTCAACCTTTTTAAGCCAGTCAAGTCATATGCTTCCTCATATTTTGCTAAAAAGTTCAGAAATGTATTCAAGTAAGTTGCATTTTCAGAACACATCCATTGATGCACTGATGACCATGCATTAATTCGTACTAATGTGAACTTTCTTACATTTAGATCCAATGATGAGCTGATGACAATGCCCCTGTCAGCCATTACAGCTGTATTTTCAAGCAGCAACATTGTTCTACCTTCGGAAGATCATGTCATCAAATTCTTTTCGAAGTGGGTTGAAGTTCACTATGCTGATCTGATCCAAAGGAAATCTGTCTTTAACAGTGATCTGGTACCTTTAGTGAGATTCGTTCACCTCTCCTGCCGGCAGCTAAAAGACCTTCTTGCCCATGATCTGTTGGATATGAAGACCTTCTCATCATCCATTGTGTGTGCTCTCCTTTTCAAAGTAGATGCTTCATTTTCCCAGTTACCTGAGTTGAGGGTACCAGGCTGGAACTACGCACCACGCTACTACAAGCTGAAGGCGCTCAAGGTTACACATTTTCAAAAGCCCGTTTATCAGTCCGTCTGTTATATGGATCTGAAACGTGAAGAATGCCTTATACTGTTTCCAGAGCACCAGTTCATTTCAGAGCCTTTCACAATTGCAACGAATCAAATGATCTTGAAGGCAAGATGTAGTCAACAGGAAGGTACTGGGCATGTATTTGGTTTGTGTGTTGGCATAGGCAATTTTACGCAGCCGGTCACGTGTAGAGTTGAGATATCTGTTAGAAGACCTCATGGGCTATTTCAGACAGATTTTAGGTCCGTGTCAACCTTTAACAGCAGTGATCAATTGATTGGTTCTACGAGTCTGATTCCATGGGCTCAGCTTACGGCCGAAAACAGCCCCTGGTGGATCAATGGTACACTGCATCTGAGGGTAGAGGTTACCTTGATGCAGCCCCAGCAGCAGCAGTTCCATCAACAGGCTCATCAGCAGCAGCTCCACCAACAGCTCCAACAGCCACCCCAGCAGCTCCATCAGCTGCCCCATCAGCTCCAGCAACAAATAGTCTGATTTTGTTGATCTCTTTGCTTGAAGTACTAATTATTGTGGGTCACTTATTAGCTGCGCATGTGGTTAAATATGAGACACTGCCCATTATATATATGCTTGATAAACTTTTCACCTCTTCCTAATTTATGTAGCAAGCACCTTTACTCTGCAACTTGTTACCAATTGGAgctattagtattctcatatgttaCTGGAAATGGTTATCACTTTGTAGTAATTTAATTCCTTGGTATCTTGGATAAACCCTTTCTGTCTGTTGTATATATAGTCAGGGATTCCTTTGATGTATGGTGTGAAACAATATGTGTCAGATTGAGACAGAATTATATTTATTTGTTTCTAGGGGAAGGCAATATAATTTTTGTTTCTTGCCTAAGAGAATAGCTCAACTGGGTAACTCATTCACTGATATGCTCGTAGTAAAGACTGGTTATGTAATACCATGAATGTTCGCCGTTCATCACCATGGTCTGTTGTTTATCATTATTCCGAGTAAACTGTCCATGACCATTATAGTTCTGCCTTGAGTTCCTTACTAGACTAGAATGTTATTGCCTTTATATTACTTTTAATACAGGGTGTTGCCCAACCAAATCCATTTCAAAAGCATCTTAAGTTTATTTTATGCATATTTTAACTTTACTGAATTTTATCATCTACTACATAGCGGGAATGGTGTTTTGACACctaggagcatatgctcttggTTTTAAAATTTCTTTTAAACACACTTTAAGAATGTTGAAAAATTCGGATATAAAATTTAATCCATAGATTTCGAAACTCTACGAGCTCACAAAGTTGTTCCAAATAAAACCAATCTTttttttgtgtcatgtgtaaaaaagatgGATTTTGGTATAAAAAAGAGtgtctacttttttttttttgtcgttTCTACACAAGTCACAAAAAGGTCGGTTTTTCATGGAACTTGATGTCTGCACATAGAATGTGGATGCTTAAAGGTAAACGTGAAAATTTtcgttcattttttttttgacattttaaaatgttttttccAGGACGttgtaggagcatatgctccatgCGCCGAGTTGAATTTCTGGAATTAGAACTCTGAGTTCTTAAATATGCAAATTGAATTATTTTCGGATAGCTATTCTGTTAGGAAATATTAACCGTCGGGGATTAGCGTTAGTTTTAGGCTAATAGTGTAGTTTTTTTTAGAAGATTACTGCATTCATCAAATTACAGATACAAAGTCCAGACAGACACAACAACCTCAAGATAGCTCGAGAAGCTACAGATGTCCCGGCACAAGAGCAAAAAGACcccgaaaaaaagaaaattacaagtaagtCCCTACGGAGAGTCTCTCTGCAACCGAAACCATGCTCgccgcccgtcgccgccgccgaatgTCGCCGGAGAAGGTAGCAAACAACCATCTTCCCAGAAGGCCGACAAAGCACCATCGCCTGATCTGGCTTTGTGAGTCGAAGAAGGACCCCGTCGTGACCGGCGAGGTGCAACCATTGGGGTGCGTCGACCGGGGCACTCCCCGTGCTTTGTCGGCTGAAGATCCGGAGCCTCCAGTCGAACCAGTCAAGGAAGACACCGGAGCCGCCGCCACAAGCGACAAACCTTGCACCGGAGCACCAGATCTCCCGAACGCCGACACAGGAGAAGCCCATGCCGGCCACCACGCTCCTGTACAAGCTTCGAGATCtgcaggcggagtcggaggaaacaccgccgcgacgatggcagAATCGAAGCACAAAAGACCAGAGTTTGGCCAACGCCGCCGTCTTGCCGACCAAACCCAGCCACACCACTTCCAGATCGAGGACCAACGCCAGCAGCATAAACTGCGTTGGACACCGATTTGGGAGAAACTTATTCGGCGGCGCCGTCaacctcgccggagctcgtcgacGAACGCCCGAAAACCTAGCTACGAAGCCTAATCCTAGACTACACCTATACACAGCCAGACACCGAATCCATTGACCCCCCTTCCACCAGATAGCACGAGGCCCTCGGGAAGAGGATTCACCGGAGCCAGCGCTGGCAGAGAGATCGCCTCTCTAATCGCCTTGAACAGTAGAGGGGAGAAGAGAGCGAAGAGATAAGGCGATGCTTGCAAATCCGGAGTTTCGGGTTCGGCGAGAATAGTTAGGATTTCCTATATGCTAACTATCCGCAAACTATCCGCAGTTAGCGTTGCCCAAACGCTATCGATGCCGAAGGGACGCAAACATTGTAACAGACATGTTCCCCAAACGCTATCGATACCGAAGGGACGCCAACATTATAACCGACATGTAACCCAACTGTTGAGGTCATATAAATACTCGTAATCCCTATCAATGAAAGACAATCATTCACTTGCAATCATTCTACtcccctaagggcatctccaaccgggcgacccaaacggacgcgctgggccgtccgttttgggccgtttgcgtgcccgagcggacgcgcggacagcgccccgcgtccgcgcgtccgtttgggtcgcgcggtgcgcccaacgcggcaaatttgggtcgcggcgccatatggtatgtttttcttgtaaattcactagaaaaacgcaaaaaaatattatataaaatatataaaatagtacaaatgctcaaaatgtattacacattacatagtccatgtaatcaaggataaagtattattgaaataaaatgaaaaacgatacaaatgctctaggcttcggatttccttcatcattgttgtttgcagcattgttgcctacgtgctcgccacatgtgctcgaccaaatcagcctgaagctggttgtgtacagctagatctcgaatttcatggtgcgcatgaagaatgtcccggaatgatgccggagcaccttgctgaggagtaaccaactctccttggccttcccgatcaatatcaaagagtgaatcatcccgctctacctcaacaatcatgttatgcatgattacacaagcggtcatcacctcccacagagtttgcacatcccgggctcgcggcggtgtccgacgatagcccaacgagcttggaggatgccaaacgcccgctcgacatctttccgggctgcctcctgttctttggcaaaccttgcctcctgctccgaGTTGGGGTTCCGGATTGTCttaacgagtgtagcccaaggtggatagataccatcggcaaggtagtaccccttcgtgtagtggtggccattgatctcaaaatccacatcgggggaccgaccgtacgctagcctatcaaacaccggagagcgccgcaagcacattgatgtcattgtgcgagccagccattccgaagaatgagtgccaaatccatgtgtcatgggaagcaacagcttcaagaatgaccgtgCACCCCTCGGAATGGCCGGCTATACccccgccaaccaaaggggcggttcttccactcccggtgcatgcagtctatgtcgccaagcatcccaggaaaacccctggaagcgttgatcgacaacggacgagctgtgtcctctcgcattaggttgccggaggtactcgttctccgaacgaaccgatcacagctactgcagaacctgtacatcgattccaagccggttgactcactcatgcgcgtgtactcatctacgaaatcaccggcaacgccatatgcgagcatactaatcgctgccgtgcatttctggtacgaagagaggcctaccttgccaattgcatccactttcgcacgaagtagtcgtcgtagatcttcacggcatccattatccggcggaacagcggcccGGTCATccgaaacgacggcgaaacatggaCGGCCCGAACAATGGCTTGGgtttgaagtagtcgttgtagagctggtcgtggccgcgttctcttttgcggtccaaggcggccgcgcgccccggcaaggacccccgatgcacggggatttgcgagacgacgtgctcgtggatgagcagcgcagacgatccgtgaaaaaatcgtcgtcggactcctcttccgacgacgtgtcgatgaagttcttgaagtagtactcgtcgtcgctgtccaccatgatccgaaaagggacacattttagttcgagcatttgaccgaacacctcgcgagcggaggcgatccaaatgcttcgtAGCGACCTGCGAAGCGGCCGTCTCGGACGCCGTCCGCTCTGGATACACGGTGCgagagagctcacctccggcggaaccGGCGCAGGCTGCGAaccggcgggaggtgtcgcgacggtgagaggacaacagcgccggcggcggcgtcctccgactcgctacgacgcggcgaaagcggcgcgggacctcgacctatgcttccgccccgcttgccggcggcTCGACGACGttggccggcggcgacgcgctcccaaatcgccggtccgtgggtggcggcggagcggtggggaggtgtgggcgacgggcttgtgttttgggaggcagacaggcgggccaggggcggacaagggaggacgcgagcgaccagcctttcgcgtccgcggccacgcaaactcgtccaagatttgggccgggtttgggtcgtcccggacgccgcggccatccgttttagggatgtgtccgcgcgctgggccgcggttttgtccgtttcgacccatccggacgcgcgggcgcgggatgggtcgcccggttggagatgccctaaggccctCGGTATCACTGGCCACGTCGCAAAGCTCCGCCTCAATGAGGCTGCCAACCACTCCTCCTCAGCGGAGGGGCCGAACCGCCGCTGATGAATTCTGTACGGGCGCTGGTCAAGAGGAGAAGTACGAGAGGATAAGGTGAAGAGGACGACCGCATATTTCCTCTGCCATGAATATAAAAGGCAGAACTTAGTATTTACGTGATTTCAGTCTAGTCACTTGTATAATCTGCATATCTACCTCTGTAGCAGTATCAGATGTTCCGTGAAATCTTTTTAGGACCCTACGTTGTTTTTCATTCAGATTAGCAGTGTATTGTGATGTAAATACATCTATGTTAGATCTTACATCTATTAGAAGTTACGAGTATATAATATGACTTGTTATTAATATATTTGCTTCTAGCATTTTATAACATGGCATTTGGTAGAACAAGATTGTTTCACGCTTGAAATTAAATTTTCTTCCAATATTTCTCGTTAACAAAATTTGAGATAAGAAAAGCCAAAACAAAATATGTGACTATCTCTAAGATCTACACATATATGGCTTATAAGCATCCGCTTTCAAATTAATTAAATGCACGATCATACATCCAGGAAAAATGGGTGACATCAGTAAAAAAGAATTCCAAGAACTGCAACTTGATGGTAGTAAATATCTATCATGGGCAATGGATATGAAAATAAATTTAACTGCACGTAACCTTGATCTCACGATTAtcaccccctcctccccccccgAAAGTGCTCCAGAAATACCCCAAGTGTCAAAGTATGTGGCACTACATTTTATAAGGCGCCACCTCCGTCCcgatttaaaatttaaatatttgATGGACGAGGATCCACTAGCTTTATGAAACTCCCTCAAGGAGAGATATGATCA includes these proteins:
- the LOC124675914 gene encoding BTB/POZ domain-containing protein POB1-like, which codes for MAPPNYEFAFNSKAYSDRTLVLEIVAVGGSSRSGSGDGSVHERSDSTAVHPRCLDVDANKSSPGSGIHSSPESNHPKKRPRPDDEAVEATPKGDYPQKRPRADDEAAGKNGEEDEEEKENGEDEEEVQGEGTPVLRVEQMRVSSVILAGESPFFQTLFDNNSFKESGAAEVKLRLTTEEVDALRELVFFMYCRRLNTTDPVKIIAVLGAADKFQAGAAAQHCIALLQQTPMTTEIALMYLEHPVSTDLLNLFKPVKSYASSYFAKKFRNVFKSNDELMTMPLSAITAVFSSSNIVLPSEDHVIKFFSKWVEVHYADLIQRKSVFNSDLVPLVRFVHLSCRQLKDLLAHDLLDMKTFSSSIVCALLFKVDASFSQLPELRVPGWNYAPRYYKLKALKVTHFQKPVYQSVCYMDLKREECLILFPEHQFISEPFTIATNQMILKARCSQQEGTGHVFGLCVGIGNFTQPVTCRVEISVRRPHGLFQTDFRSVSTFNSSDQLIGSTSLIPWAQLTAENSPWWINGTLHLRVEVTLMQPQQQQFHQQAHQQQLHQQLQQPPQQLHQLPHQLQQQIV